In Asterias rubens chromosome 17, eAstRub1.3, whole genome shotgun sequence, a genomic segment contains:
- the LOC117301713 gene encoding suppressor protein SRP40-like: MLIFLEDKSGEEKPAPPKALVKAMKMKALKRQLVNAYKKRQLEEESPGSDSGSSGSSVSSSSSSGSYSASSESESESEDSQRFLILSYDLHFLEDKSGEEKPAPPKALVKAMKMKAMKRQLVNAYKKRQLELSDSVSSDSSESVSSSSYSSSGSSGSSVSVSSSSSSYSSSGSSDSSVSISSSSSSGSDSVSSDSSDESAEHKEPKHGHMQPKRPRKEALRAKALLNVLKKRQMGA, encoded by the exons ATGTTGATTTTTTTAGAAGACAAATCTGGTGAAGAGAAACCAGCACCACCAAAGGCGCTCGTGAAGGCAATGAAGATGAAGGCGCTGAAACGTCAACTGGTAAACGCTTACAAGAAGAGGCAACTAG AAGAAGAAAGCCCTGGCTCCGACTCCGGAAGTTCTGGTTCTTCAG TCAGCTCAAGCTCTAGCTCTGGCTCCTACTCCGCAAGCTCCGAATCTGAATCCGAATCTGAAG ATTCTCAGAGATTTCTGATCCTCAGTTACGATTTGCATTTCTTAGAAGACAAATCTGGTGAAGAGAAACCAGCACCACCAAAGGCGCTCGTGAAGGCAATGAAGATGAAGGCGATGAAACGTCAACTGGTAAACGCTTACAAGAAGAGGCAACTTG AACTCTCCGACTCAGTCAGCTCTGATTCTTCAG AATCAGTCAGCTCTAGCTCTTACTCCAGCTCTGGAAGCTCCGGCTCTTCAG TATCAGTCAGCTCTAGCTCTAGCTCTTACTCCAGCTCTGGAAGCTCCGACTCTTCAG tatCAATCAGCTCTAGCTCCAGCTCTGGCTCCGACTCCGTAAGCTCTGATTCTTCAG ACGAGTCTGCTGAACACAAGGAGCCAAAGCACGGACACATGCAGCCCAAGAGACCCAGAAAGGAAGCTCTCCGAGCCAAGGCTCTGTTGAATGTCCTCAAGAAGCGACAGATGGGAGCTTAA
- the LOC117301742 gene encoding coiled-coil domain-containing protein 191-like yields MASRNPDLYRWKRWSKETPSSTSTSTHLNTSKKKSQRPATDDIQGWIKKVEKASDRAAALTFGPRPSHHGDYSAANGYRGAAATLEAVHDHDEAHSEAQDLLNQWMAQKCGLDDDGEDDLKYFEDDDIQDYVASKEAEKSDLRSQWNDMLAENDPVAMDPYSQVTSEELFHEIETRDDSLAVQSIIDGLLKKDIVKTKFKKDLGLEGETVKKRDPRTTMAARQLKVKENREKRQQTRESKLRQQQQHKDAQSQAHQIVMKEERTKEMQRQREEALVQQEMARLRKEMQEQRLQEEAARQREREREARQKEDQRKEEAKRRQEELQSRLEADSMIEDERREMRKRLEELRAVKAAQDLKCLQRHFHAWYQTVMTKRLALGKARAVCDWRTLLRAWNAWRAFVRASQADRETREIEQSFKDVHRKNQMAIVHNRKRILKKYLLDWKLWLQNEHLSKDLEQQQNKTKSKMAAFLEAAASGKLWTNREEEEEAYRDKSGRKETSDRPDSVAQKVDDIFGVQRQPSGNITSGGSSARSDTSSVSSTPKSKRHHTSAGPTKPKHAWQVTRKHVNLPIEEMLTVGDEDAEQPNRNQNNAISDKDSESGVNSATGGKRNINYKTNSFEHRYAAQQRILHEQQYQLREQKRLIEDLQTAQRQQLLKMQIGVPAKDGSLEVVDIPDSLLSTERTQPEVDTPSSTARSDHSDSSSVSDQSKNKQTSRPQLLKGMKEREESRLKMKAEREERHRKKEQEKLAEIKAKEEKQREEDEAEKRAKIEKRKEEKRLIKQREFEKQERLALLNQQTVRADEHYRRSLLQNKGLNPWLRLVKSARQNMQVSEDHHSTVLLRKCMFPWRQHAEEVMQEKFMMASKQYELILIRGAMNSWKRYGHLQSLQLQKARRHYIHNLKMRVLQAWQEHITNEKLRMWKNEEVAEEHNETRILKPAFVGWRQYPKMLKAERLREKRLEDIRKKVSSILPDFGVS; encoded by the exons aTGGCGAGTCGAAATCCAGACTTATATCGCTGGAAAAGGTGGTCGAAAGAAACTCCATCATCAACCAGCACATCAACACATTTGAACACAAGCAAG AAGAAAAGTCAAAGGCCTGCAACTGACGATATTCAGGGTTGGATAAAG AAAGTGGAAAAAGCATCGGACCGAGCAGCTGCATTGACCTTTGGCCCTAGACCCAGTCACCATGGTGATTATTCAGCAGCCAATGGGTACAGAGGAGCTGCCGCAACTTTAGAGGCTGTACATGATCACGATGAAGCGCACTCTGAAG CTCAAGATCTTTTAAACCAGTGGATGGCACAGAAGTGTGGTTTAGATGATGACGGTGAGGATGATTTGAAGTACTTTGAAGATGACGACATTCAAGACTATGTGGCCTCCAAGGAAGCCGAGAAGTCGGACTTGAGAAGCCAGTGGAATGACATGCTGGCGGAGAACGATCCAGTGGCTATGGACCCGTACAGCCAAGTCACTTCAGAAG AACTTTTTCATGAGATAGAAACACGTGATGATAGTCTAGCCGTCCAAAGCATCATAGATGGTCTCTTGAAGAAAGACATTGTCAAGACAAAATTCAAGAAGGATCTTGGCCTGGAAGGAGAAACAGTGAAGAAGCGAGACCCAAGAACTACGATGGCAGCAAGACAGCTAAAG GTAAAAGAAAACCGAGAGAAACGACAGCAGACAAGAGAGTCCAAGCTGAGGCAGCAGCAACAACACAAGGATGCCCAGTCTCAGGCTCATCAGATAGTCATGAAAGAGGAGCGCACTAAGGAGATGCAGAGGCAACGAGAGGAGGCCCTCGTGCAGCAGGAGATGGCCAGGTTGCGTAAGGAGATGCAAGAACAGAGACTTCAGGAGGAGGCGGCGAGACAGAG AGAAAGAGAACGAGAGGCGAGACAGAAGGAGGATCAGAGAAAAGAAGAGGCTAAGAGACGCCAAGAGGAATTACAGAGTAGGTTGGAAGCAGACTCAATGATTGAGGATGAAAGGAGAGAGATGAGGAAACGATTGGAAGAGCTACGAGCAGTCAAAGCAGCCCAAGATCTTAAG TGTCTTCAAAGGCATTTCCATGCCTGGTACCAGACAGTCATGACTAAGCGGTTAGCTCTAGGGAAGGCTAGGGCTGTATGTGACTGGAGGACACTGCTGAGAGCATGGAATGCCTGGCGAGCTTTCGTCAGGGCGAGTCAGGCCGACAGGGAAACCAGAGAGATTGAGCAGAGTTTTAAAGACGTTCATAG GAAAAATCAAATGGCGATAGTTCACAACCGCAAACGTATCTTGAAGAAATACTTGTTGGATTGGAAACTATGGTTACAAAACGAGCACCTCAGCAAAGACCTGGAGCAGcaacagaataaaacaaaatccaagatggctgccttTTTGGAGGCAGCCGCTTCTGGAAAGCTTTGGACCAatagagaagaagaagaagaagcataTAGGGACAAGAGTGGAAGAAAGGAGACTTCTGATAGGCCGGACTCAGTTGCCCAGAAAGTG GATGACATATTTGGAGTCCAGAGACAACCCAGTGGGAATATTACCTCTGGTGGAAGCTCCGCCCGCAGTGACACTTCCAGCGTCTCTAGCACTCCAAAGAGCAAGCGCCACCACACCTCAGCAGGCCCTACAAAGCCAAAACACGCCTGGCAAGTCACCCGTAAACATGTCAACTTGCCTATCGAGGAAATGCTGACAGTCGGTGACGAAGACGCGGAGCAGCCCAACCGCAATCAGAACAATGCTATCTCAGACAAGGATTCGGAGAGCGGAGTAAACAGCGCCACTGGTGGTAAACGCAATATCAACTACAAAACGAATTCGTTCGAGCATCGCTACGCTGCTCAGCAACGCATTCTGCACGAGCAGCAGTATCAGTTGAGAGAGCAGAAACGCTTGATCGAAGATCTGCAGACGGCGCAACGGCAGCAGTTACTTAAGATGCAGATTGGAGTACCAGCTAAAGATGGTTCCCTTGAGGTGGTGGACATTCCAGACAGTCTACTCAGCACAGAGAG AACGCAGCCAGAGGTCGACACCCCATCATCAACTGCTCGTTCAGATCATAGTGATTCAAGTTCAGTCAGTGATCAATCCAAGAACAAGCAAACCTCAAGGCCTCAACTCCTTAAAG GAATGAAAGAAAGAGAAGAATCGAGGTTGAAGATGAAGGCAGAGAGAGAAGAGAGACATCGCAAGAAGGAACAAGAAAAACTG GCTGAGATCAAAGCCAAGGAAGAGAAGCAAAGAGAGGAAGATGAAGCAGAGAAGAGAGCCAAGattgaaaagagaaaagaagagaaaagaCTTATCAAGCAG AGAGAGTTTGAGAAGCAAGAACGCTTAGCACTCTTGAATCAACAGACCGTCAGGGCTGACGAGCATTACAGACGATCTCTGCTTCAGAATAAAGGGCTGAATCCATGGCTGAGATTAGTCAAGTCTGCCAGACAAAACATGCAG GTTTCTGAGGATCATCACAGCACTGTTTTGCTGAGGAAGTGTATGTTTCCATGGAGACAACATGCAGAAGAGGTGATGCAGGAGAAGTTTATGATGGCATCGAAGCAATATGAGCTCATCCTCATTCGAGGTGCAATGAACAGTTGGAAGAGG TATGGACATCTTCAATCCCTCCAGCTACAGAAGGCTCGTCGGCACTATATACACAACCTGAAGATGAGAGTCTTGCAGGCCTGGCAGGAACATATCACCAATGAGAAACTTAGAATGTGGAAGAATGAGGAAGTAGCAGAAGAGCACAATGAAAC ACGCATTTTGAAACCTGCCTTTGTGGGTTGGCGACAGTACCCGAAGATGCTGAAAGCAGAGCGGCTTCGCGAGAAACGCCTTGAAGACATCCGGAAAAAAGTGTCCTCAATTCTGCCGGACTTTGGTGTCAgctag